A segment of the Drosophila subpulchrella strain 33 F10 #4 breed RU33 unplaced genomic scaffold, RU_Dsub_v1.1 Primary Assembly Seq190, whole genome shotgun sequence genome:
CGATGGCCTCCACCTGGGCCCCCGCCGCATCGAGCAGCCAGCATTCAGATATATCGAGCGTGTCGGCGTGTAGAATGATTTGTGGCACCTCCAGTGGGCCGACCACCCGCAGAGTTATGCTCACCTCGCCATCGAAGAGAGTGGGCTCGGCTGGGTCTCTCAAAACGCCGATGGTCAGGTTATAGTATGACGGTACGACGCTACCGTCCAGCCGATAATCAGCACCATTTACGACGCAGATCAGTAGCAAGTATATTAGCCCCAAGACCCGAGATACCGAACTGCTCATGTTGACCGAAGCTTGGGAACtggacagtcggattcccctcTCTGTGAGATCGCCGAAATCACAATATCAAACAAAAGTTCCCCGCCAAACAGGTGTCGTTTAGATTAGATTGCGAGATgttcaacaacaaaaactcGAATAGTCGTCACACTTCTCATACTCGAATATTCTTATCAATACGCGATCGGGTGCTCATTAATCTGCTAAATGATAgtcaattataatttttaatagcCCACCGACTGCCGTTTAATGACTTCAGGTCACAAAATGTATTACTAGTTTGGTCTAAAAAGATTTGATTTATGTATTTCAAGTTTTTGTATtcatattgttttaaaataatagacttaaaaaataaataaataaggaaagACTTTAGTTTTCAGCGCTCATTTGTatgcaaatattattttttagcaTTATATAtcagtttttatttgttaaaataaaatatttataaacaaattaacatttaataaatatttttaaggacTCCCTTAACATTCATTCATCAATAAAGTAGAAAGTCCAATATGGCATTTATTACTGAATTCAATAAGATGTGATAAGGACTTAAGTATCGATTGCTTTCCCCGACAAATGAATCAACTAGAATTAACCAGAAAAAATGGACTGATCATAATCTCCTCGACAAGAACGTAAAAGGTCTTCGATAAGTTAACGATAGTGacaataaattattaattcgATTGGTTTAGTTTATGATGTCACTTTTATATGTTAGCCACTTTAGTAATCGCTCTTTGATTAGTAATACTTCCTTGAACTTAGCAATCAAATTCTTATCAATTCACATTCAaacctaaacatatataattCCAAGgacctttttttttacaaaaattcataaacaGGACAAAATGCGTTTTTTAAAGCACACAGAAAGTAAAGGACAAACGACTTACGTTAAAAGATAACaaataatatcaaaaataGCTAGACTTGGGGCTTAACAATACTATCAGCTAAGCACTAATTCCATTCAATAAATTAGCAATAAAACATCGTATTAAATTGTTGCAAAAACTTTCAGTAAGAAAAATAGTTTACCACCCTGATACGAATTTATGGCTTAACAATGATCGACTGATTGGACAATCGGCACTTTAGTTCAATGAAATCCCCGCAAGATTATTAACTGAATCATCCGCACACGCTGGCGCTAATCAGATTGTAAACTTTGTCGCCAGGGAGGCCATTCAAGACTAGTGTTCGATCGATTTGCCAAATACCCACAATAATAATATACGACAAGGGGTTATCTACAAAATGGTGTTACTTTATTGGGTGCTTTAAGCGTGGAAATACTTTATGGACGAAGGGTACTCGTGACCCGATTGCACCTGTCCCCTAAGGAGTTAGTTTAGTGGCGCAGCATGGTGACCAGGGCCACCATCAGAAGGCTAAGGGCACTGAAGGCATTGACCATGGCGCTTCCACTGCGGTAGTTGGCCAGATAGCTGCGGAAGACTCCTAACTTGGCGGTGGCCCAGTCCAGGTTCTCCTTCACGGTGGCCTCAGCGGCGGTTAAAGTGGCCAGCGAGCTGCCGAACTTGCTTCCATTGTTGGTATTGAAGGTCTGCAGGTCGGTCAACTGCTGCTGGGTGGTGAAACGGGCGGCGATGTTGGAGATCACAGTGGCCACTGCGGAGTAACCACCCATGCTGCAAGGAAACCcaataaatgtattaataaaatatttatagttaGTACTTAGGTCCAGTTTCTCAATGTCAAGTTAAAGTTCTAGTTTGCAATCTGTCAGTGAAAGTTAGCATTAAGTAAATTTGTTCGAAGGTGAAGTTTAACTATTACGAACGACAAATCTTTATAGATTCACTGAAAAATGAGAACCTAAGAGTGAAAAGGTTTGTTAACCTCTGGTTAACCTCTGGTTAAAAGTTTTCAGTTAGATAAATAATTTCAGTCAGTTAAACACCAAACTGATTGTTTACAAAACATCAAGTTAACCCGACATTGAGAAACCATTCCCTTAGAAGACTACTTACGCCTCGGCCAGTTCCTCGTATTTCTGGGTGACCAGGGCGAACACCGGGCTCACGTTCTCGTTGTTCTCAGTGTAGAGAGTGGACAGAACGGAGGACTTGTCCTGCCGGCGAATCTCATCGCTGAGGATCAAGTTAAAGACCTTCTCGATCAGGGCCTGGGTCTTCACACAGCCGAAGGAGGTCTGCAGCAGGGTCTCCTCGGTGGCCACGGTCTCGTTCTTGAACTTGTAGTACAGGGCCTCGAACTCGGCTTCTCCACCCTCACGCAGACCCACACAGTAGACGGTGGCGCGAATGTTCTTGGGCACGGTGGTCAGCGACTGGAAGTAGACCTTGGCCTTGCTGATGCAATCGGCACTGCCGTAGCGACAGGCCCAGGAGAGGACCTTGGTGCGCAGATAGATGTCCAGGGCGGTATCACTGGTGGTCTCATTGAAACCCAGCTGATTGTAGGCCTTGTTGGTCAGGGTCTGGATGTAGGTGTTGAAGTCGGCGGTGTCATTGCCCAGACGGATGGTCAGGTAGCTGAACCCATTGAAAGCCGACGTCCAGGGAATGTAGTTGGTCTCCGTCTCCAGATACTCGATCACATCCAGAGTGAGGTTGTAGGTGATGTGCCCGGCCCTGGCCAGATTGAACAGATCGTCCACGATCTGGGCACGGTTGTTCTCGTGAATGCCTCCCCAATTCTCGGTGTTCAGAACGGAATGAATGGCATGCCAGTTGCTCTCAGAGTAGTTAACACGATAGTATCCAGTCTGCTGAACATTGGCCACAATCCATTTGATGCTCGAGTTGAACAACACAGTAGTGGTCACATCAGGGTTCAGGATAAACTTGGGTGTGGCGTTCGCAAAGTTAATGGCCTCACTGGTGGTATAGGAAATGGGCACAGTGTACTTCAAATTGGGATCGGCTCCGTCGTTGTCCTTCAGCAGGAATCGCTTCTGGGTGAAGCTGACCGAACTGAGGTTGGCGGCCACCGAGACGGTGACCACCGGGTAGCCCACCTGCTCGGTGAAGCTCTTGAAAATGGCCTCGGAACTGGCGTTGTAGCTGGTGTTGGGCCACTGGGCCTGCCATTCTCCCAGCAGATATCCGGGCACCGACGGCTGATATTCGCTGTAAAAATTGTCTTAGTCATAGGCCTACGAATTGGTTTTACCCCAGTACTTACTACTTCTTGAGGTACGCCTGCAGGGCCAACTTAAACTGCTCCTCGCCCATGGTGTGCTTGATCATTCGGATGAAGCTGGCTCCCTTGTTGTAGGAGATGCTGTTGAACATGCGGCTCAGATGGGCAGGGGTGTAGGTGTTCTCATCGCTCAGCGGATTGGTGGCATTCGTGGAGTCCATGGCCATGACGGACTGCACCTGATCCACCACAAACTGCTTCTCCAGCTCCCACTCATTCTCGACCATGGCGGTGCCGAAGTACTGGAAGTAGCGGGCGAATCCCTCATTCAGCCAGGTGTAGCTCCACCACTGGCAGGTGACCAGGTCACCGAACCACATGTGCGCCTGTTCGTGGGCCACCACGGCGGCGATGGCCTGGCGGGAGGCCAAGGTGGTCGCCGACTCATCTACCAAAAGACTGCGCTCCCTGTAGGTCAGCAGGCCCCAGTTCTCCATGGCACCGGCCGAGAAATCGGGAATGGCGGCCATGTCCATCTTGTCGTTGCCCATGGAGTAGTAGTCCTTGTCCAGGTAAGCGCCCATCTCTTTCAGGATTTTGATGCCCACGTTGTAGGGGTACTGGGTTTGCGCATAGTACTCGGGACGGGCGTAAACTCCGAAGTCGTCGTCCTTGCGGGCCACAAACTCGGAAATAATGAAGGCCAGAAGGTAGGTGGACATTTTGGGCGTGGTCTTGTACACATCCGTGAAATAACCTCTAAAAAATGGGGTAAACAAAATGAACAGCGTTAGAAAATTCTTAGAATTATAATTCTTAAATTATAATCTGATTCATATCGATTTTGGCATTAACCTTGATAACTAGGCCCTTTTCACAATGTCATGTTAACTTTTGTCTGTAA
Coding sequences within it:
- the LOC119559263 gene encoding membrane alanyl aminopeptidase-like, which translates into the protein MFSLRVAVLLAACVSLTSAGTRQLTVDIQPPTTFATELQDYRLADHIKPVSYNITLRPYLLESDGNKRFTFDGEVYIEVVSNQSTQAVHLHSKNLTYSVSEYWLKPADGVANPTSTQFGATNSTNDDTDIVQLTAPTALAPNTPYILHFVYTGLMLDDMQGFYRSYYVDDNNVTKWLGSTQFQTNHARRAFPSFDEPQFKATFNVTLKRYRTYNSASNTRLISSSPSTEEGYFTDVYKTTPKMSTYLLAFIISEFVARKDDDFGVYARPEYYAQTQYPYNVGIKILKEMGAYLDKDYYSMGNDKMDMAAIPDFSAGAMENWGLLTYRERSLLVDESATTLASRQAIAAVVAHEQAHMWFGDLVTCQWWSYTWLNEGFARYFQYFGTAMVENEWELEKQFVVDQVQSVMAMDSTNATNPLSDENTYTPAHLSRMFNSISYNKGASFIRMIKHTMGEEQFKLALQAYLKKYEYQPSVPGYLLGEWQAQWPNTSYNASSEAIFKSFTEQVGYPVVTVSVAANLSSVSFTQKRFLLKDNDGADPNLKYTVPISYTTSEAINFANATPKFILNPDVTTTVLFNSSIKWIVANVQQTGYYRVNYSESNWHAIHSVLNTENWGGIHENNRAQIVDDLFNLARAGHITYNLTLDVIEYLETETNYIPWTSAFNGFSYLTIRLGNDTADFNTYIQTLTNKAYNQLGFNETTSDTALDIYLRTKVLSWACRYGSADCISKAKVYFQSLTTVPKNIRATVYCVGLREGGEAEFEALYYKFKNETVATEETLLQTSFGCVKTQALIEKVFNLILSDEIRRQDKSSVLSTLYTENNENVSPVFALVTQKYEELAEAMGGYSAVATVISNIAARFTTQQQLTDLQTFNTNNGSKFGSSLATLTAAEATVKENLDWATAKLGVFRSYLANYRSGSAMVNAFSALSLLMVALVTMLRH